In Nitrospirota bacterium, the genomic window CACGGCGGCAATGCTGAACTGGCCTAAAGACGTCGCCGTGGACTCGAACGGGGATTTCTACATCGCGGATTCCGGCAACTTTCGCATCCGGAAGGTCGCGCAATGAACAAGAGCGTCATGCGCCATGGGTCATGCGTCATGAGCGATGGAGATGTCCGAAGTATTCGTAGGGGAGCATCTTCAGATGCTCCCTCTATTCGGGAGGGTCTAAAGACCCTCCCCTACGTTCTGAAGGGTCTAAAGACCCTCCCCTACATCGCTCTCCTGCTGCTCCTTGCCCCCTCCTGCAACCGAGGACCCCAAACGGCCGATGAACGAGGCTTGTCCATGCAGACCGCCCTGCCGGTCTCGCCGGAAGCGGCGGCGGCCCTCCTGACCATCTCCGAGGCGGACGGGCTGGCGATGGACGTGCAGGTCAACGGCATCCAGGCCGCCTCGGGCGCCTCCATGGGAGTCCGGGCAGGCGTGCGCGGAGGTGTAAGAGGCGGAGTCAGAGGCGGGGTACGAGGCATTCGAGTGCGGTCCGGCGTGATGCCGGCCGTACTCTCGACATTGTCGGTGGACAGTACGTCCGCGATGGGAATGAGAGTGCGGAGACAGGCCCCCGGCGGCTCCGAAGATTGTAGGGGAGCATCTTCAGATGCTCCCTCCGAATCGGCCATACGCCGTAGGGGAGCATCTTCAGATGCTCCCTCCGAATCGGGCGGATCTAAAGATCCGCCCCTACGTTGCTCCGCACTTCGCACTTCCCCGGAGGAAGAAGCCGAAGTCACCTTCGCACTCGAATCCGACAAACCCGTAACCATTCCGTCGGAGGTCCTGATCGCCGCCCAAGAACCGCCTCCGGTGCAGCCGGCGCCCGATCTCTTCACGGTGATGCGGAAACCTTTGGTGACACTCCGCGTTCGGCCAAAGAGCAGCCCGGAAACGCCCCTGATCGAGGCCAAGGCATCGCTGGACCCCGCTACCACATCAGCGGGGGGCACGGCCTCCGTGCAGCCCAACGCGGAGGACGTCGAACTGGTAGACTCCGACGGCAACGGTACTTCGTCGCTTATGGAGGTGGCCGTACTCGTAACGAAGGGCCTCCCGCTGGATCAGGCGGTCCAGATCGCCAACGACCCCACTTCGGAACTGAAGCCCACGGCGGAGGAGGTGAAGACGGCCTTCACGGTCATGGCCGCGAAGCTGGAGCAGAAGGCGGCCGCCGATCTGAAGGGTCAGGGAATGGAGGTCGAGGCGCCGAAAATCGACGTGGAGACGCTCGATGTCACGCCGCCGGACACGGCGCTGAGCGCCGTGAGTGGCCAGTCGCCAGTGGTCAGTGGCCAGTCGGTCGCAAGCGGAGAAGAAATCACCTTCACGTTCACCTGTACCAAGCAAGACTGCACATACGTTTGCGACCTGAGCGGGCCGGCGGGGGCGTTCAAATCGAAGACCTGCGCGACTCCATTCGTCCTCACCACGCCCGGCGCGTCCGCCCTCGGCGCCGCCTCGGCCGAGTTCACCTTGCGCGTGACCGCCTCCGATTCCATGGGCAACCGCGACACCACCCCCGCGGAATTCAAATACACCATTCAGGCCCCAAAGGGGGACACGACGCCGCCGGACACGGCGCTCAGCGCCGTGAGTGGTCAGTCGTCAGTGGCCAGTGGTCAGTTGCTGGACAAGACAGAAATCACGTTTGCTTTCTCCTGCTCCGATCCGGTAGCCGCACCCTTTACGGGTGCGTTTTCGGACGCAGGCGTGAAGCCTGCGGCTACCTGCACGTTCCTGTGCAAGCTGGACACCCCCGCCGCGACGGGCACCTTTGCGTCCTGCGCCTCGCCTTACACCGCCAAGCCGGATAGGAATGGCGCGTACCACTTCGCCGTGGCGGCGGTGGACAAGGCCAACAACAAAGATTCGACACCGGCCGAGTTCACGTGGACGGCTGCCTTCACCGGGCCCTCCGTAACCATCAGCTCTCAGCCGTCGGCGGCCAGCGGTTCGACCAGCGCCACGTTTGCCTTCAGCTCCACAGACACCTCCGCCACGTTCGAGTGCGACCTCGACTCCGGCGGTTATGCCTCCTGTTCCTCTCCCCACTTGATCACTGGACCACTTTCTTCCGGCTCGCACACTTTTTCGGTCCGCGCGAAAGACACCGTGGGGAACGCCGGTTCCGCGGCCACGGCCACGTGGACAATCGACCTGGCCGCGCCCACGGCAACGATCAGTTCCACACCGTCATCCGTCAGCGGGTCCACGTCCGCCACGTTTGTCTTCAGCTCCACCGACACATCCGCCACCTTCACGTGCGACATCGACAGCGGCGGATACTCCTCCTGCACGAGTCCGAAGACCTACACCGGCCTGTCCTCCGGTTCCCACACCGTAAGCGTCCGGGCCACCGATACCGCCGGCAATACAGGCACGGCCACCTCCACTTGGACGATCGACCTCACCGCCCCCACGTTCGGCGGCCTCACCTCGGCCACCGGCGCCTCAACAACCCAGATCAACCTCTCCTGGTCGGCCGCGTCGGACGGCGTCAGCGCCGCGTCTGCGATCGTCTACACCATCTGCCAATCCACCACGACCGGCTCGTGCGGTTCGTCGTTCACGACAACCTACACGACGTCCGCGGGAGCCACGAGTTACAGCGTGACGGGCTTGGCGGCCGATACGAAATACTTCTTCGTAGCCCGCTCGGAGGACGGCGTGGGCAACCGGGATTCCGGCACCACGGAGGTGAACGCGAGAACGAGAGGCTATGTTTCAAGGCTTGCGTCGGTCAACCCCGGCACCACCGGCCTCCATATGTGCGCCGTCCTGAACGACAACACGGTGCGATGTTGGGGCAAGAATACCACGGGTCAGTTGGGCCAGGGCGGCACGAACGACCTGGGCGACGGCGCGAACGAAATGGGGAGCAACCTGGCGGCCGTCAGTCTGGGATCGGGGCGAACCGCCACCGCGGTCGCGCCGGGATCGCAGCACACCTGTGCGCTCCTGGACAACGGCACGGTGAAGTGCTGGGGATCCAGCAGCCAAGGTCAGCTCGGTCAGGGCAACGTGAACAGCCTGGGCGATGGCGCGAACGAAATGGGCGACAACCTAACCGCCATCAGCCTGGGAACGGGACGGACGGCCACCGCCGTCGCCGCGGGCGACGAACACACCTGCGCCCTTCTGGACAACGCCACCGTCAAGTGCTGGGGGGATGGGGCGTGGGGACCGCTTGGGCAGGGCAACGTGAACGATCTGGGCGACGGCGCGGGCGAGATGGGCGACAGCCTCTCCGCCATCAGCCTCGGTACGGGCCGCACGGCGCTGGCCATCACGGCGGGCGGCGCCCAAACCTGCGCGCGCCTCGACAACAGCACCGTCAAGTGCTGGGGGTTCGGCGGCCAGGGGCAGCTTGGAACGGGCGCTGCGAACAATCTGGGCGACGGCGCGGGCGAGATGGGAGACAACCTCTCCGCGATCAGCCTTGGCACGGGCAGGACGGCCACGGCCCTCGCCACCGGGCACGATCACTCCTGTGTCATCCTGGACAACAGCACCGTCAAGTGCTGGGGCTTCAACGACTCCGGCCAGCTCGGCCAGGGCCACGCGAACGACCTAGGCGACGGCGGGGGCGAGATGGGCGACAGCCTCTCGGCGGTCAGCCTGGGCACGGGCAGGACCGCCACCGCGCTCTCCCTGGGCTACCGGCACACCTGCGCGCTCCTGGACAACGCCACCGTCAAGTGCTGGGGATACAACAATGTGGGCCAACTCGGCCTGGGCCACACCAACAACCTCGGCGACGGGGCGAACGAAATGGGGGACAACCTTTCCGCCGTGGACCTCGGCACGGGGCGCACGGCCTTGGGAATCGCCTGCGGGAACAACTTCTCCTGCGCCCTCTTGGACAACTACACCGTGAAGTGCTGGGGGGGGAACGCCTCGGGGCAGCTCGGCCAGGGGAGCACAAACAACCTCGGCGACGGCGCAAGCGAGATGGGAGACAGCCTCCCCATCATCAGCCTGACGCCTTGATCCATCGGCTCATCCACATAATCGGTGACAGTATACTCTAATTCAACAAATAAAGTATACTGTCACCGATTATCGGCGGCTTCGCGGACGCGCTCCACGGTGATGACGTCCGGCAGTTTCTCAATCGCCCGGATGACGGTGTGGAGCTGATCCGAATCGGACACCATCAATTCGAAAATCTGCACGGCCTTGCTGTCCTGCGTGGTGTAGATCCGGGCGGAGAGAATGTTCGTCTTGGTCTTGGAAATCACCTTGCTTACCTTGGCCAGGAGACCGATGCGATCGGAAGAAAAGACTTTCACCTTCACGGGCATCGCGTTCCGCTCCTTGACATCCCACTTCACATCCACCCGGCGCTCCGGATCGTGCTTGAGGGCGTTCGCGCACGACGCGGAGTGGATGCTCACGCCCTTGCCGTAGACCATATATCCCACGATGGCCTCACCCGGCAGCGGGTCGCAGCACCGGCCGAAATGAACGAGAACGTCCGACTTTCCTTCGACCTTCACCACGCCCGGTGAACGCCCCATCGCCCTCATGAAGATCGTTTGGATGGGGCTGATGATCTTCTGCGTGAGGTCCCGCTTCACCTCCACGTTGGGAACGACCCGGTCCGCCACCTCCCCTGCGCTGACCTTGCCGAATCCGATCTTCTGATAGAGCCTCTCGATCTGGCCCGTTTTGAGTTCCGCCAGGAGGCCCGTCAAGGCGCCGTTGTTCATGACTTGATCCAGAGTCAGCTCCCGCTTGAGCAGCTCTTTCTCCAGCAACTCCTTCCCCAAACCTTCGCTCTTGGTCCTTTCCTCCCGTTTGACCCACCGCCGGATATGGCTCCGAGCCCGCGCGGTGACCACGAAATCGAGCCACTCCTTCAACGGCATCTGCTCGGCATTCGTGATGATCTCGACCGAATCGCCGTCGTTCAGCTCGTGCGAGAGCGACACGAGCCGGCCGTTCACCTTCGCGCCCACGCAGTGGCTTCCAAGATTGGAGTGGACGCTGTAGGCAAAATCGAGGGGCGTGGCGCCTTTGGGAAATTGCCGGATATCTCCCTTCGGAGTAAAGACAAAAATATCGTCTGCATAAAGATCTACGCGCAACGTATCCAGGAACTCATTAGGATCTTGGATGGACTTCTGCCATTCGATCAGCCGCCGGAGCCACGAGAAAGCCTCGTCCTCTTTGCTCAGGTCGTACCGCCCCTCCCGGTACCGCCAGTGCGCTGCGATCCCCTCCTCGGCCACCCAGTGCATGTCCTTCGTCCGGATTTGAACCTCCATCCGCACGCCGGCCGGACCGATCACGGAGGTGTGGAGCGATTGGTACAGATTCGCCTTCGGGAGCGCCAAATAGTCCTTGAATCGGCCGGGGATGGGTGTGTACAGCGAATGCACCAGTCCCAGCGCCTGATAGCATTGGTTCACATTCTGCGTGATGATCCTGAACCCCAGGATGTCGTACAGCTGCTCGAAATCGAGCCCTTCCTCGTCCATCTTTCTCTGAATGCTGTAGACGTTCTTCATTCTGGACTGGAACTCATGTTCGATGCTCATCTCACGCAGCTTCACCGACACCGTCTCGGCCACCTGGGAAAAGAGCGCTTCGTGCTGGTCCTTCAGCTTCTTCAGCTTCAGGCTGATGTTTTTGTACGGCTCGGGCTTGAGGGCCTTGAAGCAGAGGTCCTCCAACTCGCGCCGAATCCAGTCCACTCCCAGCCGATGCGCCAGCGGGGCGTAGATGTCCGTCGTCTCCACGGCGATCTTCTCTCGACGTTCGGTCGGGAGAGCGTCGAGCGTGCGCATGTTGTGGAGCCGGTCCGCCAGCTTGATGAGAAGAACGCGATAGTCCCGCGCGATGTGGAGGATCATTTTCCGGAAGTTTTCGGCCTGTTTCTCCTCCTTGCTCTTGAAGTCGATGCGGTTCAGTTTGGTGAGGCTCTCCACCATGTTGAAGATTCGCCGCCCGAACTGTTGCTCAATCTGTTCGGGCGTGGTGGGGGTGTCCTCCAGCGTATCGTGGAGGAGCGCCGCGGTGATGGACTCCGGGTCCATCTTCATCTGCGTCAGGATGTGCGCGGTTTCGACGAGATGATTCAAATACGGTTCGCCGGAAACGCGAACTTGCCCCTTGTGGGCGCGGGAGGCGAAGACAAACCCCTCCTTGACGGTATCCAGCTGGTCCGGGGTGTACCGCTGGTCGAGGCCTTGGAGGATGTCGCTAAATCGTGCCACCTTCCCCGGGGGCCTCCGGCGACGGCACTCGCTTCTTGACCACGCCTTCGGCGATCTCGCGCAGCGCCGTCACAATTTCCTTATTGTCGCACTCGACCTGCGGGCGCGCCTGCCCTTGGAGAAGCTGCTTGACCCGCTGGCTGGCCATGATGATCAGCTCGAAGCGGTTGTCGATTTTCTCGAGGCAATCCTCGACGGTAATACGAGCCATCAAACCTCCTGACGAAAGAATTGAATCATGGGTTCATTGTTTCAATTAATCATTTCCCGGACCGGACGGACCCAACGCGTTGCCGCTCGGCTGCGACGATGCTCCGCAAGGCATCGACCGTTTCGTGGATGTCGTTGTTCGTCACGCGGTAATCATACCTCTTTGCGCGGAGAAGTTCATCTCGCGCCACCCTCAGTCGTTTTCGAACCTCCTTTTCCGGCAGGGCGCCCCGATTCCGAAGCCGATGCTCAAGCTCCCTCATCGAGGGCGGGAACATGAAAATCAGAACCGTGGAGGGATCACGGCGCTTCAGCGCTCGCCCCCCCTTCACGTCGATCACACACACGACGTCCTTCCCTTTCTTCCAAATCCGCTTCACTTCACCCATGGGAGTGCCGTAGAAGAAGCCGAAGACTTTCTTCCACTCGATGAATGCGCCGCGCCGCGCCTCGGACCGGAACCGGGCGGGTGTCACATACTCATAGTCCCGCCCGATCCTCTCGCCCGGACGCGGCCCCCGGGTGGTCCACGAGACACTCCGCGCCAACCGCGGGTCTTTCCGCAGAAGCCGGCTCACCACCGTGCTCTTCCCCGTTCCCGAGGGCGCCGAGACCACAAAGATCAGACCCCTTCCGCGAGGCATCGGCCTCCTCATTTCAACTCACCGAAGTGACGCAGCACGTCCAAGGACTTCCCGCCGATGCCCGGGACGCGGTCGATATCGCCCCACGTGAGAGGCCGGCCCAACGCTTCGCGAAGGTCCACGATCCGCGATGCCGCGGGCCCGTCGATTCCAGGGAGGGCGGACAGATCGTCGCGCCCCGCCGATCGGAGATCCATTTTCATGAAGAAGAGAAGGCCCCGAACCGGCTGGATCGGGCTCACGTCGAGACGGGTGCCTACCGGGACGACCGCTGGTTTTCCCGTCGAGTTCATTTCGGCCCAATCGCCGCCCGCGGCTTCGGAAACAACCGCGACGGCTGCGTGGGATGCCAAGGCGCTGCTCGCGGCCTGGATGAGGATTCCCATCCCGGCCAAGGCCGCCAACACGCTGTTCCGATCCACGCTACGCGCGTTTCCGGTCTTTGTGGAGCTTGTAGGCGAGACTGTCGACGAGCGCCTGCCACGACGCCTCGATGATGTTGTGGGACACGCCCACCGTGCTCCACGTGTCCTTGTGGTCGCCGGATTCGATCAGCACGCGCACTTGGGCACCCGTCCCCTCGGCCCCGCTGATGACGCGCACTTTGTAGTCGCGCAGCTCCACTTCGCGGATGGATGGATAGAATCTTTCGAGCGCCTTCCGCAGCGCCTGGTCCAAGGCATTCACAGGACCATTCCCCACGGCCGCCGTGTGCTCCACTTCACCATCCACTTCGATCATGATCGTCGCCTCTGCATAGGGCGGCTCGTGCTCGCTCCGTTTCTCGTCGATCACGCGAAAACCCACCAGCTTGAACACCTTGGAACCCTTCCCCATCGCCCGGCGCATGAGCAGCTCGAACGAACCCTCGGCGCCCTCGTACTGGTAGCCGCGATTTTCGAGATGCTTCAGTTCGGTGAGGAGGCTCTTGACGGCTTTGTCCTTTGAATGGATGTCAATGCCGTACTCCTGCGCCTTCGAGACGATGTTTCCGCTCCCCGAGAGGTCCGATACCAAAATCCGCCTGCGGTTGCCGATGAGGGCCGGATCGATATGCTCATACGATTTCACGTTCCGCCGGACGCCGCTCACGTGCATGCCGCCCTTGTGCGCGAAGGCGGCGTCCCCCACGAACGGCTGGTGCTTCGGCGGCACCATGTTGGTCAGCTCGAAAACCGTTCGCGAGACCTCTCTCAATCGACGAAGATTCTCCCTGCCGATCGTCGCACGGCGCATTTTTAACTCCAGATTGGGAATCACCGAACACAGGTTGGCATTCCCGCACCGCTCGCCGATCCCGTTGATGGTCCCGTGCACCTGCGTGGCGCCCGCCCGAATGGCCGCCAACGCGTTCGCCACCGCCAGCTCCCCATCGTTGTGCGTATGGATGCCCACGCCCTGTGTGAACCGGGCGCATACCTCCTTGGTCACTTCCTCCACCTCGATCGGCATGCTCCCCCCGTTCGTATCGCACAGAACGAGCCAGCGGGCGCCGCCCGATGCGGCGGCTTCCAGCGCCGCCATGACATACTCCGGATTCTCCTTATATCCATCGAAGAAATGTTCCGCATCAAAGATAAGTTCCGATGAATACTTTGAGAGATACTTCATGGTCTGATGGATGCAGTTCAGATTACGTTCCAGAGAGGTACGCAGCACGTCCCTCACGTGCAGGGTCGATGTCTTGCCCACGATGGCCAGGGCGGGCACGTGCGCGCCGATGAGGGCCTTGAGCATCGGATCACGATCGGGCTTGATACCGATTCGGTGCGTCATGCCAAAGGCGACCAGCTTGGAGTGGCGCAGACGTGATTTCCGGGCCTTCTTGAAAAACTCGATATCGCGCGGATTCGATCCGGGGTACCCCCCTTCGATGTAGTCGATGCCCAATTCATCCAGCAGGTGCGTGATCTTGAGTTTGTCCGCCGCGGAGTAGGCCACATCCTCGCCCTGCGTGCCGTCGCGGAGCGTTGTGTCGTAGATGTACACTTTCTCGCCCATAGGTGCGCGATCTTACTCGGCTTGACCGGCGACGTCAAAATCCGCTCATTGCCAAGCGTTCAGCTATCAGCAGTCAGCTTTCAGCTTCGGGACAGGAAGGAAGTGCTCGTGTCTTGTATTCCCCTCCTGATCCGAAGCTGTGTCACATGCCGCGTCGTCCTGAGCGCGGCGACATTGCACGGTCCCATGCCTTCCGTAGCATGGGGCTGATGGCTGAGAGCTGACCGCTGAACGCTTACCCTCATTGAAAGGCACATCGGATGGGGGTAACGTTTCCTCCATGGCCAAGAAAGCCGTGGTGCTGTTAAGCGGCGGTGTGGATTCGGCCACGACGCTCGCCGTGGCCAAGGGGAAAAACTACCTTCCCTACGCGCTGACGTTCGACTACGGACAGCGCCACGCCGTGGAGATTGAAGCGGCCAGGAAGGTGGCGGCGGCGATGGGCGCGGTGGAACATCTCGTGGTGAAGTTCGATCTCAGGGGCATCGGCGGCTCGGCGCTCACGGCGGATATCCCCGTTCCGAAGAATCGCGACGACAAGACGATCCGCTCCGGCATCCCGGTCACCTACGTCCCCGCCCGGAATACGATTTTTCTCTCCGTGGCTCTGGGCTGGGCGGAAACGCTCGGTGCGCGCGACATCTTTATCGGAGTCAATGCTCTGGACTACAGCGGCTACCCCGATTGCCGCGCGGAATTCGTCCGCCAGTTCGAAAGCCTCGCCGCCGTGGCCACGAAGGCCGGCGTAGAGGGGGCCATCTTTCGCGTCCATGCGCCGCTCATCGAGCTTTCCAAGGCTGAGATCATCCGCCGCGGAAGCGGGCTCGGCGTCGATTTCTCGCTCACTCACAGTTGCTACGACCCTGCCCCGACCGGCGCCGCCTGTGGGGCCTGCGACTCCTGCATCCTCCGGCGAAAGGGCTTCGAGGAAGCGGGCCTGCCGGATCCGGCGTGGGGATCACTCCGGTAGCCGCAGGCTTTAGCCTGCGCTTGAAGACGCAGCCTAAAGACTGCGCCTACCGAGGCAAGCGATGCAGGGGGTAGCGGGGTGAAAATCAGCGAGATCTTCGCCTCCATCCAGGGCGAAGGAAAACTGGCCGGCAAGCCGTCCGTCTTCGTTCGAACCAGCTTCTGCAACCTCCGCTGCCGGTGGTGCGACACCCCCTACACAAGCTGGGAGCCCGAATTCGTGACCCGTGACACGTCTCTCGTGCTCCAAGAGGTCCTGGACCTGTGCCGAACGAAGGGCATTCGCCACGCGGTCATCACCGGTGGAGAGCCCTTCCTCCAAGCCCACGATCTCGCCTCGATCAGTTCCGATCTAAGGCATGAGGGAATCCATGTAACCATCGAGACTAACGGTACTATATTCTATCCAGCTCAAGCCGACTTGTTCTCAGTCAGTCCGAAGCTCCGCGGCTCCGTGCCCCAGCCGCCATCATCATCGAACGGCGATTCCGCACCCATCCATTGGCATGATCGTCTCCGGCTCAACGCGGATGCGCTTAAGATGTTTATCGCTCACGCAGGCGCAAATGGAGCTTCGACGCTCGAATTGACCAACCGGATCCAATTCAAGTTCGTGGTGGAGGCCGACCGTGATCTGGATGAAATCGATTTTCTCTCCCGCACACTTCCCATTGATCCGCGGCTTATCCTCCTGATGCCGCAGGTCACAACCCAACCCGACATCGAGATCGCCTATACCCATGTCCGGCGCATGTGCGAACGTTCGGGGTACGGCTTCTCGCCGCGCCTGCACATCGAGAGATTCGGGAACGTCCGCGCCCACTGAGAGACTGCTTTGTTGACTCATGAGGTAATCTTAAATACACTCCCCGAATGACCGGCCCCGAATCCACGAAAGCACCCGCATCGCCCGAGACCAGGAGGCAGTACGTCAACTTCAGGTTCCT contains:
- a CDS encoding bifunctional (p)ppGpp synthetase/guanosine-3',5'-bis(diphosphate) 3'-pyrophosphohydrolase — encoded protein: MARFSDILQGLDQRYTPDQLDTVKEGFVFASRAHKGQVRVSGEPYLNHLVETAHILTQMKMDPESITAALLHDTLEDTPTTPEQIEQQFGRRIFNMVESLTKLNRIDFKSKEEKQAENFRKMILHIARDYRVLLIKLADRLHNMRTLDALPTERREKIAVETTDIYAPLAHRLGVDWIRRELEDLCFKALKPEPYKNISLKLKKLKDQHEALFSQVAETVSVKLREMSIEHEFQSRMKNVYSIQRKMDEEGLDFEQLYDILGFRIITQNVNQCYQALGLVHSLYTPIPGRFKDYLALPKANLYQSLHTSVIGPAGVRMEVQIRTKDMHWVAEEGIAAHWRYREGRYDLSKEDEAFSWLRRLIEWQKSIQDPNEFLDTLRVDLYADDIFVFTPKGDIRQFPKGATPLDFAYSVHSNLGSHCVGAKVNGRLVSLSHELNDGDSVEIITNAEQMPLKEWLDFVVTARARSHIRRWVKREERTKSEGLGKELLEKELLKRELTLDQVMNNGALTGLLAELKTGQIERLYQKIGFGKVSAGEVADRVVPNVEVKRDLTQKIISPIQTIFMRAMGRSPGVVKVEGKSDVLVHFGRCCDPLPGEAIVGYMVYGKGVSIHSASCANALKHDPERRVDVKWDVKERNAMPVKVKVFSSDRIGLLAKVSKVISKTKTNILSARIYTTQDSKAVQIFELMVSDSDQLHTVIRAIEKLPDVITVERVREAADNR
- a CDS encoding DNA-directed RNA polymerase subunit omega, producing the protein MARITVEDCLEKIDNRFELIIMASQRVKQLLQGQARPQVECDNKEIVTALREIAEGVVKKRVPSPEAPGEGGTI
- the gmk gene encoding guanylate kinase, producing the protein MPRGRGLIFVVSAPSGTGKSTVVSRLLRKDPRLARSVSWTTRGPRPGERIGRDYEYVTPARFRSEARRGAFIEWKKVFGFFYGTPMGEVKRIWKKGKDVVCVIDVKGGRALKRRDPSTVLIFMFPPSMRELEHRLRNRGALPEKEVRKRLRVARDELLRAKRYDYRVTNNDIHETVDALRSIVAAERQRVGSVRSGK
- a CDS encoding citramalate synthase, which gives rise to MGEKVYIYDTTLRDGTQGEDVAYSAADKLKITHLLDELGIDYIEGGYPGSNPRDIEFFKKARKSRLRHSKLVAFGMTHRIGIKPDRDPMLKALIGAHVPALAIVGKTSTLHVRDVLRTSLERNLNCIHQTMKYLSKYSSELIFDAEHFFDGYKENPEYVMAALEAAASGGARWLVLCDTNGGSMPIEVEEVTKEVCARFTQGVGIHTHNDGELAVANALAAIRAGATQVHGTINGIGERCGNANLCSVIPNLELKMRRATIGRENLRRLREVSRTVFELTNMVPPKHQPFVGDAAFAHKGGMHVSGVRRNVKSYEHIDPALIGNRRRILVSDLSGSGNIVSKAQEYGIDIHSKDKAVKSLLTELKHLENRGYQYEGAEGSFELLMRRAMGKGSKVFKLVGFRVIDEKRSEHEPPYAEATIMIEVDGEVEHTAAVGNGPVNALDQALRKALERFYPSIREVELRDYKVRVISGAEGTGAQVRVLIESGDHKDTWSTVGVSHNIIEASWQALVDSLAYKLHKDRKRA
- the queC gene encoding 7-cyano-7-deazaguanine synthase QueC, encoding MAKKAVVLLSGGVDSATTLAVAKGKNYLPYALTFDYGQRHAVEIEAARKVAAAMGAVEHLVVKFDLRGIGGSALTADIPVPKNRDDKTIRSGIPVTYVPARNTIFLSVALGWAETLGARDIFIGVNALDYSGYPDCRAEFVRQFESLAAVATKAGVEGAIFRVHAPLIELSKAEIIRRGSGLGVDFSLTHSCYDPAPTGAACGACDSCILRRKGFEEAGLPDPAWGSLR
- a CDS encoding 7-carboxy-7-deazaguanine synthase QueE, encoding MKISEIFASIQGEGKLAGKPSVFVRTSFCNLRCRWCDTPYTSWEPEFVTRDTSLVLQEVLDLCRTKGIRHAVITGGEPFLQAHDLASISSDLRHEGIHVTIETNGTIFYPAQADLFSVSPKLRGSVPQPPSSSNGDSAPIHWHDRLRLNADALKMFIAHAGANGASTLELTNRIQFKFVVEADRDLDEIDFLSRTLPIDPRLILLMPQVTTQPDIEIAYTHVRRMCERSGYGFSPRLHIERFGNVRAH